A region of Paenibacillus sp. 37 DNA encodes the following proteins:
- a CDS encoding D-alanyl-D-alanine carboxypeptidase family protein, producing the protein MKKWWKRAGMLLALLLIIYLGVKPDMLVGKPGIKAESAVLMDMNSEQILMDFNGSEEIAPAGVSKLMTELLVMEAVINGDIGWNDLVNVSLYASSVGGSQLTLKQGEQFTVQELFEIVAVYSANDAAVALAEHISGTEQKFVQQMNQKATQIGLSEDTQFTNSTGLSEKLLGPNRPMDIQGQTLMTAIDACKLARYLLNNHPEILRISSQMQVSMHQKGMYMSNTNWMLSSIGGPYAYDGNDGLKTGYDEDSGYHFVGTAERDGKRLISVVFGTDTREGRFVETRKLFNYGFSGSK; encoded by the coding sequence ATGAAAAAATGGTGGAAACGGGCAGGTATGCTGCTGGCTCTCTTGCTTATTATATATTTGGGTGTGAAACCGGACATGCTAGTAGGCAAACCGGGGATTAAAGCTGAATCTGCGGTATTAATGGATATGAACTCTGAACAGATCTTAATGGATTTTAACGGCTCCGAAGAGATTGCTCCGGCAGGCGTCAGTAAGTTGATGACAGAACTGTTAGTGATGGAGGCCGTGATTAATGGTGATATAGGCTGGAATGATCTTGTTAATGTGAGTCTGTATGCCAGCTCCGTGGGGGGCAGTCAACTGACCCTGAAACAGGGAGAGCAGTTCACCGTTCAGGAGTTGTTCGAGATCGTAGCTGTCTATTCAGCCAATGATGCAGCGGTTGCTCTTGCTGAACATATCAGTGGTACAGAGCAGAAGTTCGTGCAACAGATGAATCAGAAAGCAACTCAGATTGGACTGTCTGAGGATACACAATTCACGAATTCAACGGGCCTCAGTGAAAAGCTGCTTGGTCCTAACCGTCCGATGGATATACAAGGGCAGACCTTAATGACGGCTATAGATGCATGCAAGCTTGCGCGATATCTGCTGAATAACCATCCCGAGATTTTGAGAATTTCCAGTCAAATGCAAGTATCAATGCATCAAAAAGGGATGTACATGAGCAACACGAACTGGATGTTGTCCTCCATTGGTGGGCCGTATGCTTACGATGGGAATGACGGATTAAAGACCGGGTATGATGAGGATTCCGGATATCATTTTGTGGGGACAGCCGAACGTGATGGAAAAAGACTGATATCAGTTGTATTTGGAACAGATACTCGTGAAGGGCGTTTTGTGGAGACTCGGAAGTTATTCAACTATGGGTTTTCGGGCTCAAAATGA
- a CDS encoding CBS domain-containing protein codes for MNIAFFLLPKQEVTCVTSDSTLRQTLERMEYHRFTAVPILNKEGKYIGTVTEGDLLWYMKNAEGKISFENASKFLLKDVPLRLDIKPVSINANMEDLINLAKVQNFVPVVDDMDRFIGIVRRSQIIEYCEGIVAKESIKAK; via the coding sequence ATGAACATCGCATTTTTTTTGCTACCCAAACAAGAGGTTACGTGCGTGACGTCGGATTCTACGCTGCGGCAAACGTTGGAACGGATGGAATATCATCGTTTTACGGCGGTACCCATTTTGAATAAAGAGGGCAAATATATTGGTACGGTTACCGAAGGCGACTTACTGTGGTATATGAAGAATGCCGAGGGAAAAATTTCATTTGAAAACGCTTCAAAGTTTTTGCTCAAGGACGTTCCACTTCGCTTGGATATTAAACCCGTATCCATTAATGCCAACATGGAGGACCTGATTAATCTGGCTAAAGTTCAGAACTTTGTTCCTGTGGTCGATGATATGGATCGGTTCATTGGTATTGTCAGACGGAGTCAGATAATTGAGTACTGCGAGGGCATTGTAGCCAAAGAATCGATCAAGGCTAAGTAA
- a CDS encoding LCP family protein, translating into MKSRTKDKKKRRKGLYITLVSLVVLLIGGYLFRQQLAVAAFDLFLAGSVEDQLSRSYVPQEGNNTPDPTVYRKEPFSVLLLGSDKRAYEKTRGRSDTVIYAVVRPKESRVLLVSIPRDTYVQIVGRDANKDGEDDYDKLAHAYAFGGENMSINTVEKFLDADVGYYATINFDGIKKVVDALGGVKLPIDEDIVNKNPDHVQFTIEGGKPIYDGQEALYYVRYREDSDFNRTKRQQIFLNAMANEMLNLNQIAKIPELIQIMGDSFQTDMRASFIIDLAKQVLTQEKPQISSFTILGEGMKKDGIYYGQADEKDVQYAKELINNWMDQSTPAGEVMIPDRQKIE; encoded by the coding sequence ATGAAAAGCAGAACTAAAGATAAGAAGAAAAGAAGAAAAGGCCTATATATAACGCTCGTTTCACTTGTTGTTTTGTTAATCGGAGGTTATTTGTTCCGTCAGCAGCTGGCTGTAGCGGCATTTGACCTGTTTCTCGCTGGTTCGGTAGAAGATCAGTTATCCCGTTCTTATGTACCGCAAGAAGGCAACAACACGCCTGATCCAACGGTATACCGTAAGGAACCTTTCTCCGTATTACTGCTCGGTTCGGACAAACGCGCCTATGAGAAAACGCGTGGACGTTCCGATACCGTCATCTATGCTGTAGTACGTCCCAAGGAATCCCGTGTGCTTCTGGTATCCATTCCACGTGATACGTATGTGCAGATTGTAGGACGGGATGCCAACAAGGACGGCGAAGATGATTATGATAAGCTGGCGCATGCCTATGCTTTTGGTGGGGAGAATATGTCCATCAATACCGTGGAGAAATTTCTTGATGCTGATGTGGGTTATTATGCAACGATCAACTTCGACGGAATCAAAAAAGTGGTTGATGCACTTGGTGGTGTAAAACTGCCAATTGATGAGGACATTGTGAACAAGAATCCGGATCATGTGCAATTCACGATTGAAGGTGGTAAGCCGATCTATGACGGGCAGGAAGCACTGTATTATGTAAGATACCGTGAGGATAGCGATTTTAATCGTACCAAGCGGCAGCAGATTTTCCTGAACGCGATGGCGAATGAGATGCTGAATTTGAATCAAATCGCCAAAATTCCGGAATTGATTCAGATCATGGGAGACAGTTTCCAGACGGATATGCGAGCATCTTTCATTATTGATCTGGCCAAACAAGTGCTTACTCAGGAGAAACCGCAGATTTCAAGCTTCACCATCCTGGGTGAGGGAATGAAAAAAGACGGTATCTATTATGGTCAGGCTGACGAGAAAGATGTCCAATATGCCAAAGAGCTGATTAACAACTGGATGGATCAATCGACCCCAGCCGGTGAAGTAATGATCCCTGACCGGCAAAAGATTGAATAA
- a CDS encoding DHH family phosphoesterase: protein MPKFLKKRWHGYYTVWAFILLLLLVMFVTIYNWTLGLISLILASALGIVMIKAELAFRRELNDYINGLSIRIKRMEGEAVSMLPFGIVLYSEDRTVEWHNRFVAEMFQEKTMVGNPLLNLFPKLPQPKEKKDGTKEHSSKEFHDEFQLDDRHYGVIHNPQERYVYVYEITELAILRDKYENERLALGILVLDNLDEAAQGMDDQQRTALIARVTSEITSWAKRYEVYLRRLSSDRYLLMLNHKSLQELEQSRFVILDEVREMTADLKVPMTLSVGLAFGSDSISEMGELAQSSLDMALGRGGDQAAVKSGQRLSFYGGKSNAVEKRTRVRARVIAHALRDLMQESDRVLIMGHKIPDMDAIGASIGVWKAASLYNVEARIVLDVINPSIERMMEQVNKDEKLSKAFVSPEQATQMMTEHTLLVVVDTHKASMTMEPKLVQSATRVVVVDHHRRGEEFINDAVLIYLEPYASSAAELVTELLQYIHDKVQFTPLEATALLAGITVDTKHFALHTGSRTFEAAGFLRRSGADTIMIQRLMKEDLSEYIAKAEIIKHAKMVYGNIALAVTDPGSKISQMMIAQVADTLLNMTDVVASFVISERPDGLIGISARSLGRMNVQVVMERLGGGGHLTNAAVQLEGTLGEAEKRLTNVLAEIEKEEGLFE, encoded by the coding sequence ATGCCTAAATTTCTGAAGAAACGCTGGCACGGCTACTATACCGTATGGGCGTTCATACTGCTGCTGTTGCTCGTTATGTTCGTTACCATTTATAACTGGACGCTTGGTTTGATTAGTCTGATACTGGCTTCGGCGCTGGGAATCGTCATGATTAAGGCGGAGCTCGCGTTCCGCCGTGAGCTTAACGACTACATTAATGGCCTATCTATTCGGATCAAACGGATGGAGGGGGAAGCGGTCAGCATGCTTCCATTCGGAATTGTGCTGTACAGCGAAGATCGTACGGTAGAGTGGCATAACCGCTTTGTCGCGGAGATGTTCCAGGAGAAGACAATGGTGGGTAATCCGCTACTTAATTTGTTTCCCAAACTTCCTCAGCCTAAAGAGAAGAAGGATGGGACGAAGGAACATTCATCCAAGGAGTTCCATGACGAATTCCAGTTGGATGATCGGCATTATGGAGTTATTCATAACCCGCAGGAGCGGTATGTATATGTATACGAGATTACGGAGTTAGCCATTCTTCGTGATAAATATGAAAATGAACGCCTTGCCTTGGGGATTCTCGTTCTGGATAATCTGGATGAGGCTGCCCAAGGTATGGACGATCAGCAGCGTACAGCGCTGATTGCCCGTGTGACTAGCGAAATTACGTCATGGGCCAAGCGGTACGAAGTGTACCTGCGCCGTTTGTCTTCTGATCGTTATCTGTTGATGCTGAATCATAAGTCTTTGCAGGAACTGGAGCAGAGCCGATTTGTCATTTTGGATGAGGTTCGGGAGATGACTGCTGACCTCAAAGTGCCAATGACACTCAGTGTCGGACTGGCGTTTGGATCGGATAGCATCAGCGAGATGGGAGAACTGGCACAGTCCAGTCTGGACATGGCACTTGGACGTGGTGGTGATCAGGCTGCTGTGAAGTCCGGACAACGCCTGTCCTTCTACGGCGGTAAGTCTAACGCAGTGGAGAAACGGACACGGGTAAGAGCCCGCGTTATTGCGCACGCGCTGCGTGATCTGATGCAGGAGAGCGATCGGGTGCTCATCATGGGGCACAAAATTCCGGATATGGACGCGATCGGCGCATCCATCGGAGTGTGGAAAGCGGCCAGTCTGTACAATGTGGAAGCACGGATTGTTCTGGATGTAATTAATCCATCGATTGAACGCATGATGGAGCAAGTAAACAAGGACGAGAAGTTGTCCAAGGCATTTGTATCACCGGAACAGGCAACCCAGATGATGACCGAGCACACGTTGCTGGTGGTGGTGGATACGCATAAGGCCTCCATGACCATGGAGCCGAAACTGGTACAGTCTGCTACCCGTGTCGTAGTTGTGGATCACCATCGCAGGGGTGAAGAGTTCATCAATGACGCAGTGTTGATCTATCTGGAACCTTATGCGTCTTCTGCTGCCGAATTGGTAACCGAACTCTTGCAATACATTCATGACAAGGTACAATTCACTCCGCTAGAAGCTACGGCTCTACTTGCCGGGATTACGGTAGATACGAAGCATTTTGCACTGCACACGGGGTCCAGAACGTTTGAAGCGGCAGGCTTCTTGCGCCGTAGCGGTGCGGACACCATTATGATCCAGCGGTTGATGAAAGAGGATCTGTCAGAATATATTGCTAAGGCAGAAATCATAAAGCATGCTAAAATGGTATATGGAAACATTGCGCTGGCGGTCACAGACCCTGGCAGCAAGATTTCACAGATGATGATCGCCCAAGTGGCGGACACATTGCTGAACATGACTGACGTGGTCGCTTCATTTGTAATTAGTGAGCGTCCGGATGGACTGATTGGCATCAGCGCGAGATCGCTGGGGCGCATGAATGTTCAGGTTGTCATGGAACGACTGGGCGGTGGCGGTCATTTGACGAATGCTGCCGTACAGCTTGAAGGAACGCTTGGAGAGGCAGAAAAACGGCTGACGAACGTACTGGCTGAAATCGAAAAGGAAGAGGGGCTGTTCGAATGA
- a CDS encoding ABC transporter permease — protein sequence MSKANEVVVTSQKVDKSPSSLSILWRELVRDKVALISLIFLGLIMLLVYGTSLILNQDDIVRVDLFALYEPPSAQYWLGTDYGGRDVFGQLVIGTRNSLTIGIIVTLMTGFIGILIGLLSGYFGGMIDNLFMRVVDFFMILPMLMIVIAFVTAVPKYNIISFSLIMTAFLWMGIARLIRSKALQERELDYVKASKTLGSSHLKIMLSQVLPNLSSIIIVTMTLNLAANIGLESGLSFLGFGFPESTPSLGTLVSYARNPQTLESRWWIWLPASVLILVLMLSINNVGQALKRATDARQRRG from the coding sequence ATGAGCAAGGCCAACGAAGTAGTTGTAACTTCACAAAAGGTTGATAAAAGCCCCTCCAGCTTGAGTATTTTATGGAGGGAGCTTGTCAGAGATAAGGTGGCACTAATCTCGCTCATTTTCTTGGGCTTGATCATGTTGCTGGTATATGGCACGTCTCTCATTCTGAATCAGGATGATATCGTACGCGTGGATCTGTTTGCCTTATATGAACCACCATCCGCTCAATATTGGCTTGGAACGGACTATGGAGGTCGTGATGTATTTGGCCAACTGGTCATCGGTACACGTAACTCCCTGACCATTGGAATTATCGTAACGTTAATGACTGGTTTCATAGGTATCTTAATTGGCCTTTTATCCGGTTATTTCGGTGGAATGATAGACAACCTGTTTATGCGTGTTGTTGACTTCTTCATGATCCTTCCGATGTTGATGATTGTTATCGCGTTTGTTACGGCAGTTCCGAAATACAATATCATCTCGTTTTCTCTAATCATGACGGCATTTCTCTGGATGGGTATTGCCAGATTGATTCGTTCCAAAGCATTACAGGAACGGGAACTGGATTATGTAAAAGCTTCAAAAACATTGGGCTCTTCTCATCTGAAGATTATGCTCTCACAGGTTCTTCCGAATCTGAGTTCCATTATCATCGTAACGATGACATTGAATCTCGCTGCCAACATTGGCCTCGAATCCGGGCTGTCTTTCCTGGGATTTGGTTTTCCCGAAAGTACGCCTAGTCTTGGAACACTCGTAAGTTATGCACGTAATCCGCAAACCCTGGAATCCAGATGGTGGATATGGCTACCCGCATCGGTGCTGATCCTGGTATTGATGTTGAGTATAAATAATGTCGGTCAAGCCCTAAAGCGTGCGACTGATGCAAGACAAAGAAGAGGTTAA
- a CDS encoding MazG-like family protein, with the protein MPKELDVAKRAKVIEWLKTEVLDQVSRLFKALWEGSTTRIGDSLASLIMSSYILGRRLGIPFKDLDALLVEKLKKHKQEGHQLEDWYQDISALEDHMRKR; encoded by the coding sequence ATGCCTAAAGAACTGGATGTAGCCAAACGCGCTAAAGTGATTGAATGGCTGAAAACCGAAGTGCTTGATCAGGTATCCCGATTATTCAAGGCGTTATGGGAAGGCAGTACAACTCGAATCGGGGACAGTCTTGCCAGTTTGATTATGAGTAGTTACATATTGGGCCGCAGGCTCGGTATTCCTTTCAAGGATCTGGATGCACTGCTAGTTGAGAAGTTGAAAAAGCATAAACAGGAAGGTCACCAGCTTGAAGACTGGTACCAAGATATTTCCGCGCTAGAAGATCATATGCGTAAGAGGTGA
- a CDS encoding MFS transporter encodes MQKQMKWPLVLFAIGVFMAALDNGIITSSLTTLNASFGVSPTWGAWTITLYTLGLAVSVPIAGKLSDRYGRKKLFLIEVALFGIGSLLVALSTSFTFFLIARVIQALGGGGIFIIASSYVLSKFPAERQGTALGLLGGMNGVAAILGPNVGAFILDLTGNWHWLFLINVPIAILLFIAGIRFIQEEQELNRAAVDWSGIAVLTLGVLSLMYSFSNLDGVNMLQSLGSPMFYGFFLAGVILLVLFYFMEKRLEGSEREPVVSTQLLGIASFRWTLLIAFFSGAILASVIFIPGFVEQYLGVSNTASGYWFTPLALASGIGAGGGGYLVDRKGPIWTLSVAGLLSAIGFLLFPLWVEHIWQFVIASTLVGIGFGMMLGAPVNVLVTEQAGENNKGIAVATSSLFRQMAMAIAPTIFAGFLARSFINLGSNIQAGFADKGIQVPPEMLQQYASGGASGSDVSSLTEGLSQIPDEGIRDVLLQAVHQTTGQGYNGLFWSAVVFSVLTLVAALITGRLRQKEKSQHVESVSTNG; translated from the coding sequence ATGCAAAAACAAATGAAATGGCCCCTAGTCCTGTTTGCCATAGGGGTATTTATGGCTGCGCTGGATAACGGGATCATCACCTCTTCACTGACCACCTTAAATGCATCATTTGGTGTGTCGCCAACATGGGGAGCATGGACGATTACGCTTTACACGCTTGGGCTTGCGGTGAGTGTACCTATTGCGGGCAAACTGTCGGACCGTTATGGTCGCAAGAAGCTATTTTTGATTGAAGTGGCGTTGTTTGGGATCGGGTCCCTGCTCGTTGCGCTGAGCACATCATTCACCTTTTTCCTGATTGCTCGTGTCATTCAAGCTTTGGGCGGTGGTGGGATTTTTATCATTGCCAGCTCATACGTATTAAGCAAGTTCCCGGCGGAGCGTCAGGGTACAGCTCTGGGTCTGCTTGGAGGGATGAATGGTGTTGCCGCTATATTGGGACCCAATGTCGGTGCTTTTATACTGGACCTTACGGGCAACTGGCATTGGTTATTCCTGATCAATGTACCTATCGCCATTCTGTTATTCATAGCAGGTATTCGATTTATTCAGGAAGAGCAGGAGCTTAATCGTGCAGCAGTGGACTGGAGCGGCATTGCTGTCCTAACGTTGGGTGTACTCAGTTTAATGTATAGCTTCAGCAATCTGGACGGTGTGAACATGCTTCAAAGCCTGGGATCTCCGATGTTCTACGGCTTTTTCTTGGCAGGTGTAATCCTTCTGGTGCTCTTTTACTTTATGGAAAAAAGGCTGGAAGGATCTGAACGTGAACCTGTTGTATCGACACAGCTTCTGGGCATTGCGTCCTTTCGCTGGACGCTGTTGATTGCCTTTTTCTCGGGAGCCATTCTGGCCTCGGTGATCTTTATTCCCGGATTTGTTGAACAATATCTCGGCGTATCCAATACGGCTTCCGGGTACTGGTTTACTCCGCTTGCGCTGGCATCCGGCATCGGGGCAGGTGGAGGTGGATACCTCGTTGACCGCAAAGGTCCAATCTGGACGTTATCGGTTGCTGGACTGCTATCTGCCATTGGATTCCTGCTGTTCCCGCTATGGGTGGAGCATATCTGGCAATTTGTCATCGCGAGTACGCTCGTAGGTATTGGCTTCGGTATGATGCTTGGTGCGCCAGTTAACGTACTTGTCACAGAACAGGCGGGGGAGAACAACAAAGGCATCGCGGTAGCGACCAGCTCGTTATTTCGCCAGATGGCGATGGCTATTGCACCTACCATTTTTGCCGGATTCCTGGCACGTTCTTTCATTAATCTGGGGTCCAACATTCAGGCAGGATTCGCTGACAAAGGAATTCAGGTGCCGCCCGAGATGCTACAACAATATGCCTCGGGAGGGGCATCAGGGAGTGATGTCTCCAGTCTGACAGAGGGCCTGTCCCAGATTCCTGATGAAGGTATCCGCGATGTGTTGCTCCAGGCAGTGCATCAAACGACAGGGCAGGGTTACAATGGCCTTTTCTGGTCTGCGGTGGTATTCAGTGTGCTTACGCTGGTAGCTGCGCTTATAACGGGACGTCTGCGTCAAAAAGAGAAGAGCCAACATGTGGAAAGTGTATCCACGAACGGATAG
- a CDS encoding oligopeptide ABC transporter substrate-binding protein, with the protein MKKGLFSRGLFFTMMLVFVLVLAACSEKEAATPAPASNTEEGKTEEKPANEEGVYSIDDFNNVKTNEGTAIEGGSITFGLVSDTAFEGTLNYNFYSGNPDVQVLQWFDEGLLTWDKDYVYTNDGAATYETSEDGKTFTLTIRDNVNWHDGKPVTAEDLQFAYEVIGNKAYDGPRYDSNFTSVVGMDEYHAGKAKTISGIKVLGDKQISITYKESTPSLLTGGVWTYPLAKHIFGDMDVAKMSSSKEVREKPIGFGPFKVDVITPGESVTYVKNEDYWRGAPKLDKVTLKVINPTTVVQELKSGGVDLVDAFPTDQYKENANLSNVEFLGAIDRAYTYIGFKLGTWDEENGKVKSNAEAKMGDKNLRKAMWMAVDNDQVGKRFYNGLRWNATTLIPPSHPEFHDSNNPGVAYDPEAAKALLDEAGYKLDGEFRTNPDGTPLEINFVSMTGGDTAEPLARYYVQSWAAIGLKVNLEMVEFNSFYDRVGNTGKDDPNIDVYQAAWGVGIDVDPSGLYGRDALYNFSRFSSEENDKLLAQGISAEAFDVDKRKEIYNQWQQYMVDEVPVFPTLYRAVVAPVNKRVMNYAIGDGTGVYLSDLQVNADKAVVAE; encoded by the coding sequence ATGAAAAAGGGATTATTTTCACGGGGACTATTTTTCACGATGATGTTGGTCTTTGTATTGGTGCTCGCAGCGTGCTCTGAGAAGGAAGCGGCTACTCCAGCTCCAGCTTCCAACACAGAAGAGGGAAAAACGGAGGAAAAACCTGCTAATGAAGAGGGCGTTTACTCCATTGATGACTTCAACAATGTTAAAACAAATGAGGGTACTGCGATCGAAGGTGGATCGATTACATTTGGACTTGTGTCGGATACTGCTTTTGAAGGTACACTGAACTACAATTTCTATTCCGGTAACCCGGATGTACAAGTTCTTCAATGGTTCGATGAAGGCTTGCTGACTTGGGATAAAGACTATGTATATACCAACGATGGTGCAGCAACGTATGAGACATCTGAAGATGGAAAAACGTTCACACTGACCATTCGTGACAATGTGAACTGGCATGATGGCAAGCCGGTAACGGCTGAAGATCTGCAATTTGCTTATGAAGTAATCGGTAACAAAGCGTATGATGGTCCACGTTACGACTCCAACTTCACTAGTGTAGTAGGTATGGACGAGTATCATGCTGGAAAAGCAAAAACAATCTCTGGTATTAAAGTGCTGGGCGACAAACAAATCAGCATTACGTATAAAGAATCTACTCCGTCCCTGCTGACAGGTGGCGTATGGACGTATCCATTGGCTAAACATATCTTCGGAGATATGGATGTAGCAAAAATGTCTTCTTCTAAAGAAGTACGTGAAAAACCAATTGGTTTTGGTCCATTTAAAGTGGATGTCATCACTCCGGGTGAGTCTGTAACTTATGTTAAAAACGAAGACTACTGGCGCGGGGCTCCGAAACTGGACAAAGTGACTCTGAAAGTTATCAACCCGACAACGGTTGTTCAAGAACTGAAATCTGGCGGGGTAGACCTCGTGGATGCATTCCCGACAGATCAATATAAAGAAAATGCAAACCTGTCCAACGTAGAATTCCTTGGCGCCATCGATCGTGCTTATACGTACATCGGTTTCAAACTGGGTACGTGGGATGAAGAGAACGGAAAAGTTAAAAGCAATGCTGAAGCAAAAATGGGCGACAAAAACTTGCGTAAAGCGATGTGGATGGCTGTAGATAACGATCAGGTTGGTAAACGTTTCTATAATGGCCTGCGTTGGAATGCAACAACCCTGATTCCACCATCACACCCAGAATTCCATGATTCCAACAATCCGGGTGTAGCATATGATCCAGAAGCAGCGAAAGCATTGCTCGACGAAGCTGGTTACAAACTGGATGGTGAATTCCGTACGAATCCAGATGGAACACCGCTCGAAATCAACTTTGTATCCATGACTGGTGGAGACACAGCTGAACCATTGGCTCGTTATTATGTTCAATCATGGGCAGCTATTGGTTTGAAAGTAAACCTGGAAATGGTTGAGTTCAACAGCTTCTATGACCGTGTAGGTAACACAGGTAAAGATGATCCAAACATTGATGTGTATCAAGCAGCATGGGGCGTTGGTATTGACGTAGATCCATCGGGTCTGTATGGCCGCGATGCACTCTACAACTTCTCCAGATTCTCCAGCGAAGAGAATGACAAATTGCTGGCACAAGGTATCTCTGCTGAAGCATTCGATGTAGACAAGCGTAAAGAGATCTACAATCAATGGCAGCAATACATGGTAGATGAAGTTCCTGTATTCCCTACACTGTATCGCGCAGTTGTAGCACCAGTTAACAAACGTGTAATGAACTATGCGATTGGTGATGGAACAGGTGTTTACCTGAGCGACTTGCAAGTGAATGCAGACAAAGCAGTTGTAGCTGAGTAA
- a CDS encoding DUF2232 domain-containing protein, which translates to MKFSFKSAVWSAVYLLLLLSLLTPLSVLAIFFMMIPGVILYASLSLKSFIWHLVPVAVILVVFHPIYLLLLLVFTLPAIVMGHAYKTRKSALFALMAGSGMMLAEYLLLLLVGSVIFQFDLSSYIEDVVKLTIEPLTNTSNQMINGFAWTPEMTEDVAKQTQLMIPFALVVTSMVMAFITHAIARPILNVMGVVVSKLPPAREWRMPRALIWYYFLALLIEVISRQSDGTYWTMIAMNLSPLINLGFMIQAIGFFFFLSHTKKWNPVIPYFLAAAVFFIGPLRIIGIIDLAFPLREAISKSKR; encoded by the coding sequence TTGAAATTTAGCTTTAAATCAGCTGTTTGGAGCGCAGTCTATCTGCTCTTGCTACTTTCGCTGTTAACTCCTTTATCGGTACTTGCCATATTTTTTATGATGATTCCGGGAGTTATTTTGTATGCTTCATTATCTTTAAAATCATTTATATGGCATCTCGTGCCCGTAGCCGTTATTTTGGTCGTATTCCACCCCATCTATCTGTTACTATTGCTCGTCTTTACCCTGCCTGCGATCGTTATGGGTCACGCGTATAAAACACGCAAATCAGCCCTGTTCGCGCTGATGGCGGGAAGTGGCATGATGTTGGCAGAATACTTGTTATTGCTCTTGGTCGGCAGTGTCATTTTCCAATTCGACCTGTCCAGTTATATTGAAGATGTGGTCAAATTGACCATTGAACCGTTAACCAATACATCGAATCAGATGATTAACGGTTTTGCATGGACACCTGAGATGACCGAGGATGTTGCCAAACAAACACAGCTTATGATTCCGTTTGCTCTCGTTGTCACGTCGATGGTAATGGCCTTTATTACGCACGCCATTGCTCGTCCGATTCTGAACGTGATGGGTGTGGTGGTATCGAAACTTCCACCAGCGAGAGAATGGCGTATGCCGCGTGCGTTGATCTGGTATTATTTCCTCGCATTGTTGATCGAAGTGATCTCCAGACAAAGTGATGGAACATACTGGACCATGATTGCCATGAACCTGTCCCCGTTAATTAATCTGGGCTTCATGATTCAAGCGATCGGTTTCTTCTTCTTTCTCTCACATACAAAGAAATGGAATCCGGTTATACCATATTTCCTGGCGGCTGCGGTCTTCTTCATTGGTCCGCTTCGGATTATCGGAATTATCGATCTGGCGTTCCCGCTTCGTGAGGCAATATCGAAATCAAAACGATAG